Proteins encoded by one window of Superficieibacter sp. HKU1:
- a CDS encoding glycogen synthesis protein GlgS, translated as MPLKSDKCVLFSGDLDFIALSFARMRLLGRQLPTDAITGNMDEDCRMQFLKRYEFYFEQLKTKELAE; from the coding sequence ATGCCTTTGAAAAGTGATAAGTGTGTTTTGTTTTCCGGAGATTTAGATTTTATTGCTTTAAGTTTTGCCAGAATGCGTCTTCTGGGCCGACAGCTGCCCACAGATGCTATTACCGGCAACATGGATGAAGACTGCAGGATGCAATTCCTGAAGCGTTATGAATTTTACTTTGAACAGCTTAAGACAAAAGAGCTGGCAGAGTAA
- a CDS encoding mechanosensitive ion channel domain-containing protein, translated as MIFLLDELSGAPSWVPAVLLVTFSFALGFLARFTLLRLIRYWQGRDRKLFKSLEKHLRGSMFFFIPLLLINIGINYIKINPNSLVFITSTINMFIILSVCSVLIRLINVAQDMLFIRYDINLSNNLRARKIRTQLIYVKKVAIVLLVLFCVSLILLSFPAVRKFGTTILAGAGVAGIIIGFALQKTLVNLFAGIQIAFTQPIKIDDAVVVENEWGWIEEINLTYVVVRIWDLRRLVLPITYFTENTFQNWTRNNAQILGSVFLYLDYSMPLDPLRKHFEKVLSETKLWDQQTQVLQVTDTNDKTMAVRLLMTAQNSPIAWDLRCHVREKMIEFIQQNYPQSFPHVRATLTDSGI; from the coding sequence ATGATATTTTTATTAGATGAGTTATCTGGTGCTCCATCATGGGTACCTGCTGTATTGCTCGTCACTTTCTCATTCGCACTAGGTTTTCTGGCCCGATTTACACTTCTCAGGCTTATCCGTTACTGGCAGGGTCGTGACAGAAAGTTATTCAAATCCCTTGAAAAGCATCTTCGTGGTTCCATGTTTTTTTTCATCCCCTTACTGTTAATAAATATTGGGATTAATTATATCAAAATTAATCCGAATTCTTTGGTTTTTATTACATCGACAATCAATATGTTTATTATTTTATCAGTTTGTTCTGTTTTAATTCGATTGATTAATGTGGCGCAGGATATGCTTTTCATTCGTTATGATATTAACCTTTCAAATAACCTTCGCGCTCGTAAAATTCGCACGCAATTAATATATGTTAAAAAAGTTGCTATCGTTCTGCTTGTGTTATTCTGTGTTTCCCTGATTCTACTCAGCTTCCCTGCTGTTCGAAAATTTGGCACTACAATCCTGGCCGGTGCCGGCGTAGCAGGAATAATAATTGGATTTGCTCTTCAGAAGACGCTGGTCAACCTTTTTGCCGGAATTCAGATAGCCTTTACGCAACCTATAAAAATTGACGATGCAGTGGTCGTTGAAAATGAATGGGGCTGGATTGAGGAGATCAACCTGACTTATGTTGTTGTGCGTATATGGGATCTCCGCCGACTTGTACTGCCAATTACATACTTTACAGAAAATACCTTCCAGAACTGGACGCGTAATAACGCACAAATATTGGGTTCAGTTTTTCTTTACCTTGATTATTCAATGCCATTAGATCCTCTCCGTAAGCATTTTGAAAAAGTACTCAGTGAAACAAAACTCTGGGATCAACAGACTCAGGTGCTCCAGGTTACCGATACTAATGACAAGACTATGGCTGTCAGATTATTGATGACGGCACAGAATTCTCCCATTGCGTGGGATTTACGCTGCCATGTGCGTGAAAAAATGATTGAGTTTATTCAGCAAAATTATCCTCAGAGTTTTCCTCATGTGAGGGCAACACTGACCGATTCTGGTATTTGA
- a CDS encoding YgdI/YgdR family lipoprotein: MKKFLLTAFAATIVLSALTGCTRTSYAIHTNDGRTIISDGKPSESETGLLGYTDANGVKQQINKTDVREVAEIPH, from the coding sequence ATGAAAAAGTTTTTACTTACGGCTTTTGCGGCAACGATTGTTCTGTCTGCTCTGACTGGTTGTACACGTACCAGTTATGCGATACATACCAATGACGGACGCACGATCATCAGTGACGGGAAACCCAGTGAGTCTGAAACTGGCCTGCTCGGATACACTGATGCCAACGGTGTGAAACAACAAATTAACAAAACCGACGTCAGAGAAGTAGCCGAGATACCACATTGA
- a CDS encoding YgdI/YgdR family lipoprotein: MNRINPLAIVMVVFIAIIASGCSSNQAIKTTDGRTIVTDGKPQIDDDTGLVSYKDAQTGRNEQINRDKITNMSELDN; this comes from the coding sequence ATGAACAGAATAAACCCATTAGCGATAGTTATGGTTGTATTCATAGCAATCATTGCTTCCGGCTGTTCGTCTAATCAGGCCATTAAAACTACTGACGGGCGGACTATCGTGACCGATGGAAAACCTCAGATTGACGATGATACTGGTCTGGTTTCCTATAAGGATGCTCAGACTGGCAGAAATGAGCAGATCAACCGCGACAAAATTACTAATATGAGTGAGCTGGACAACTAA